A genomic region of Alistipes megaguti contains the following coding sequences:
- the nadC gene encoding carboxylating nicotinate-nucleotide diphosphorylase, whose product MKPEYRPFVDELIELCIKEDIGDGDHTSLCCIPADEHGRMRLLCKQEGVIAGIEIAQIVLHRLDPEMHFEQVLQDGNRVKPGDVAFYVSGRLRSLLQAERIVLNIMQRMSGVATQTAVYVKRLEGLHTKVLDTRKTTPGMRVLDKMAVKFGGGENHRMGLFDMILLKDNHIDFAGGIRKAITGAREYLKAHDKNLPIECEVRTLEDIDEVFAAGGVDRIMFDNFTPEMTRRAVEKVAGRCETESSGGITLETLRQYAECGVDFISVGALTHQIRSLDMSLKACE is encoded by the coding sequence ATGAAACCCGAATACAGACCCTTTGTGGACGAACTGATCGAACTCTGCATCAAGGAGGATATCGGCGACGGCGACCACACGTCGCTCTGCTGCATCCCCGCCGACGAACACGGACGCATGCGCCTCTTGTGCAAGCAGGAGGGGGTGATCGCCGGTATCGAGATCGCGCAGATCGTCCTCCACCGCCTCGACCCCGAGATGCACTTCGAACAGGTGCTGCAGGACGGCAACCGCGTGAAGCCCGGCGACGTGGCCTTCTACGTCTCGGGACGCCTGCGCTCGCTGCTGCAGGCCGAGCGCATCGTGCTCAACATCATGCAGCGCATGAGCGGCGTGGCCACCCAGACGGCCGTCTATGTCAAGCGGCTCGAAGGGCTCCACACCAAAGTCCTCGACACGCGCAAGACGACACCCGGCATGCGCGTGCTGGACAAGATGGCCGTCAAGTTCGGAGGAGGCGAAAACCACCGCATGGGGCTCTTCGACATGATCCTGCTGAAGGACAACCACATCGACTTTGCCGGCGGTATCCGCAAGGCCATCACCGGCGCCCGCGAGTACCTCAAGGCCCACGACAAGAATCTCCCGATCGAATGCGAGGTCCGCACGCTGGAGGACATCGACGAGGTCTTCGCCGCGGGAGGCGTCGACCGCATCATGTTCGACAACTTCACGCCCGAGATGACGCGCCGCGCTGTCGAAAAGGTCGCCGGACGCTGCGAAACCGAATCCAGCGGCGGCATCACCCTCGAGACATTGCGCCAGTACGCCGAATGCGGCGTGGACTTCATCTCCGTCGGAGCGCTGACCCACCAGATCCGCTCGCTCGACATGTCGCTCAAGGCCTGCGAATAG
- a CDS encoding LTA synthase family protein, translating into MERTTDRPTRVPRLIRTPPGMLVWRILLLYIVLFVCRTVFYLYNAALIGPLTGGEIGQLLAGALKFDTSSVVYADGLFILLSLLPLHVRERRWYRGVMFGYYVAVNSLLVVAANLADTVYFRYTQKRFTADEIFFADNDNSLQLVGKFMAENWHLVLLWAALTALLAWGYRRRVHEESLLRRGWPYYTGGVVLLAVAAGLSIAGMRGGMTRMTRPITLSNATLYTSESAKANLILSNPFCILRTAGSSSSVQFPRYFSDEELPQRFTPVHQPADSTAVDLGRRNIVVFILESMSAEHSAHLCPEIYADLPQKGFTPFLDSLMRQGLTFRRMYANGTRSIQAMPSVLGSIPSFRTPFVLMPQSLGESRQLPAMLADEGYSTAFFCGSERGSMGFGAYARSAGVERLVSREDYEERHGTGDFDGYWGIWDEPFLQFMGEELAAMPEPFFATLFTLSSHHPFVVPEQYAAMLPQGYTKIHPGVAYDDLAFRHFYERFQNEEWFRRTIFVFVADHVSSEKFADRTRSYPGNMHILAFIHTPDGALRGEVGEITQQLDLMPTLLGLIGNRKPYFAFGRDVLNEPRRPRWSVSYDGEFRALTDRGALLLNDAGVPAGVRPVELAPAGADTTAVTAPADTADAENPSVPAAANDPAAAPTVDSLRRGFQALLQQYYQHIENKNYTVHD; encoded by the coding sequence ATGGAGCGAACGACTGACCGTCCGACACGGGTTCCCCGACTGATCCGCACACCGCCGGGTATGCTGGTGTGGCGGATTCTCCTGCTTTATATCGTGCTGTTCGTCTGCCGCACGGTCTTCTACCTCTACAACGCCGCGCTGATCGGCCCTCTGACGGGCGGAGAGATCGGCCAGCTGCTGGCCGGAGCGCTGAAGTTCGACACCTCGTCGGTGGTCTACGCCGACGGACTGTTCATCCTGCTGTCGCTGCTGCCCCTCCATGTGCGTGAACGCCGCTGGTACCGGGGCGTGATGTTCGGCTACTACGTCGCGGTCAATTCGCTGCTCGTCGTGGCCGCGAACCTCGCCGATACGGTCTACTTCCGCTATACGCAGAAACGCTTCACGGCCGACGAGATCTTCTTCGCCGACAACGACAACTCGCTGCAGCTCGTCGGGAAGTTCATGGCCGAAAACTGGCACCTCGTCCTCCTTTGGGCCGCGCTCACGGCCCTGCTGGCCTGGGGCTACCGCCGCCGGGTACACGAGGAGAGTCTGCTGCGCCGCGGCTGGCCCTACTACACCGGCGGAGTGGTGCTGCTAGCCGTGGCCGCCGGGTTGAGCATCGCCGGCATGCGCGGCGGCATGACCCGCATGACGCGGCCCATCACCCTCTCGAACGCCACGCTCTACACCTCGGAGAGCGCCAAGGCCAACCTCATTCTGAGCAATCCGTTCTGCATCCTGCGTACGGCCGGAAGTTCATCCAGCGTCCAGTTTCCCCGCTACTTCTCGGACGAGGAGCTGCCACAGCGCTTCACCCCCGTCCACCAGCCGGCCGACTCTACGGCCGTCGATCTGGGACGCCGGAACATCGTCGTCTTCATTCTCGAAAGCATGTCGGCCGAACACTCGGCCCACCTCTGCCCCGAAATCTACGCCGATCTGCCGCAGAAGGGCTTCACGCCGTTCCTCGACTCGCTGATGCGTCAGGGGCTGACCTTCCGCCGGATGTATGCCAACGGCACGCGCTCGATTCAGGCCATGCCCTCCGTGCTGGGAAGCATTCCCTCGTTCCGCACCCCCTTCGTACTGATGCCGCAATCGCTCGGCGAGAGCCGCCAGCTGCCGGCCATGCTGGCCGATGAGGGCTACTCGACCGCCTTCTTCTGCGGTTCGGAGCGCGGCTCGATGGGATTCGGGGCCTACGCCCGTTCGGCCGGGGTCGAGCGCCTCGTCAGCCGCGAGGATTACGAGGAGCGACACGGAACCGGCGATTTCGACGGCTACTGGGGCATCTGGGACGAGCCATTCCTGCAATTCATGGGCGAGGAGCTCGCGGCAATGCCCGAACCCTTCTTCGCCACGCTCTTCACCCTCTCGTCGCACCATCCGTTCGTCGTCCCAGAGCAGTATGCCGCAATGCTGCCGCAGGGTTACACGAAGATCCACCCGGGCGTGGCGTACGACGATCTGGCCTTCCGCCACTTCTACGAACGCTTCCAGAATGAGGAGTGGTTCCGCCGCACGATCTTTGTCTTCGTGGCCGACCACGTCTCCTCGGAGAAATTTGCCGACCGGACCCGCTCCTACCCCGGCAACATGCACATCCTGGCCTTCATCCATACGCCCGACGGCGCCCTGCGCGGCGAGGTCGGGGAGATCACCCAACAGCTCGACCTGATGCCGACCCTGCTGGGGCTGATCGGCAACCGCAAGCCCTACTTCGCCTTCGGTCGAGACGTGCTCAACGAACCCCGGCGTCCGCGCTGGTCGGTGAGCTACGACGGCGAGTTCCGCGCCCTGACCGACCGCGGCGCCCTGCTGCTCAACGATGCGGGAGTCCCGGCCGGAGTGCGACCCGTCGAGCTGGCCCCGGCAGGTGCTGACACGACGGCAGTCACCGCTCCGGCTGACACGGCGGACGCGGAGAACCCGTCCGTCCCGGCGGCGGCAAACGATCCGGCGGCGGCACCTACGGTCGATTCGCTGCGCCGGGGATTTCAGGCCCTGCTGCAGCAGTACTACCAGCATATCGAAAACAAGAATTACACGGTTCATGATTGA
- a CDS encoding GNAT family N-acetyltransferase yields MIEFHPVRLEDRSVIERHTMLSGICNCDLAFANMYCWQEVYHSAWAEIEGFLVIRFQIDGGPRIGYMQPVGEGDFGPIIPLLREDAHAHGQRLRIIGLTDEGREMIRRMHPGEFAFESDRALEDYVYNASDLRDLPGRRYQPKRNHINRFMAEYPNYRYEVLTPKRSAECMTLERVWRKEHTGHTSELSAEQRAMQRGFEHFDELGLIGGCIYVGDRLVAFTFGSAVNDHTFDTHMEKADTEYDGAFTIINKLFAEHLPERFTLINREEDLGLEGLRRAKLSYHPAFLQHKFMAIHLHPDELACKQLWQEAFGDDDDFVDSFLIRYYSRHRALTIEEEGHTVAMLHLLPFDTEFGPTTYIYGVATAESHRHRGLASQLMRQAMALIEERGNAAAFLIPTPGKEWLRDFYAGFGLAEETPVTFVSEDGFDFGTGDAATDRAMIWRRDASAPLPETLTATYRK; encoded by the coding sequence ATGATTGAATTCCACCCCGTGCGTCTCGAGGACCGCAGCGTCATCGAGCGCCATACGATGCTGTCGGGCATCTGCAACTGCGACCTGGCCTTTGCCAACATGTACTGCTGGCAGGAGGTCTATCACAGCGCGTGGGCCGAGATCGAGGGCTTTCTGGTCATCCGTTTCCAGATCGACGGCGGACCCCGCATCGGCTACATGCAGCCGGTCGGCGAGGGCGATTTCGGGCCGATCATCCCGCTGCTGCGCGAGGATGCCCACGCCCACGGGCAGCGGCTGCGCATTATCGGCCTGACGGACGAGGGGCGTGAGATGATCCGCCGCATGCACCCCGGCGAGTTCGCCTTCGAGTCGGATCGCGCCCTCGAAGACTATGTCTACAACGCCTCGGATCTGCGCGACCTCCCGGGCCGCCGCTACCAGCCCAAGCGCAACCACATCAACCGCTTCATGGCCGAATACCCCAACTACCGCTACGAAGTACTGACACCCAAACGGTCGGCCGAGTGCATGACGCTCGAACGCGTCTGGCGGAAGGAGCACACGGGCCACACCTCGGAGCTGAGTGCCGAACAGCGGGCCATGCAACGGGGATTCGAACACTTCGACGAACTGGGGCTTATCGGCGGCTGTATCTATGTCGGCGACCGGCTGGTGGCCTTCACCTTCGGTTCGGCGGTCAACGACCACACCTTCGACACCCACATGGAGAAGGCCGACACGGAGTACGACGGCGCCTTCACGATCATCAACAAGCTCTTCGCCGAGCACCTTCCCGAGCGATTCACGCTCATCAACCGCGAGGAGGACCTCGGTCTCGAAGGGCTCCGGCGCGCCAAACTCTCCTACCATCCGGCCTTCCTGCAGCACAAGTTCATGGCCATCCACCTCCATCCCGACGAACTGGCCTGCAAGCAGTTGTGGCAGGAGGCCTTCGGCGACGACGACGATTTCGTCGACTCGTTCCTGATCCGTTACTACTCGCGGCACCGGGCCCTGACCATCGAGGAGGAGGGGCACACGGTGGCCATGCTCCATTTGCTCCCCTTCGACACGGAGTTCGGGCCCACGACCTACATCTATGGCGTTGCCACGGCCGAGAGCCACCGTCACCGCGGGCTGGCCTCGCAGCTCATGCGGCAGGCCATGGCGCTCATCGAGGAGCGCGGCAATGCGGCGGCTTTCCTGATCCCAACCCCCGGCAAGGAGTGGCTCCGCGACTTCTACGCAGGGTTCGGACTTGCCGAAGAGACGCCCGTGACGTTCGTCTCGGAGGACGGATTCGACTTCGGAACGGGTGATGCGGCCACCGACCGGGCCATGATCTGGCGGCGCGATGCGTCGGCTCCGCTGCCCGAGACCCTCACAGCCACCTATCGCAAATAG
- the purD gene encoding phosphoribosylamine--glycine ligase has product MNVLVIGGGGREHAIVDALSRSAKVGKIYCAPGNAGIARQAECVSIRETAVEELRDFALEKGIGLTVVGPEVALAAGVVDCFRKAGLRIFGPTKAAARIESSKEFAKELMAKYGIPTAGFRAFTEYGAARDYVAGRSFPAVLKYDGLAAGKGVVIARTMEEADAALKDMLLDDKFGEGKVVIEDYLEGPEFSFMCFVSGRRVWPMVLAQDHKRAYDGDKGPNTGGMGAYSPLPFITPEDERFALERILQPVADAMVDEGCPFEGVLYGGLMKTAQGIKVIEFNARFGDPETEVVLPRLKSDIVDIFCAVAEGLDTQLEWHDFATLGIVLASKGYPGSYEKGHEIKGLDRVEGTVYHMGTKADGERILTNGGRVLFVVGRGATLAEAREAALRDVACIECGNLFHRTDIGHWAFDK; this is encoded by the coding sequence ATGAATGTGCTGGTGATCGGCGGCGGAGGCCGCGAACATGCCATCGTCGATGCGCTGTCGCGTTCGGCGAAGGTCGGCAAGATCTACTGCGCTCCGGGCAATGCGGGCATTGCCCGGCAGGCGGAGTGCGTCTCGATCCGCGAGACTGCGGTGGAGGAGTTGCGCGATTTTGCGCTGGAGAAGGGGATCGGTCTGACGGTCGTAGGCCCCGAAGTGGCTCTGGCGGCGGGGGTTGTCGACTGCTTCCGCAAGGCGGGGCTGCGGATCTTCGGCCCCACGAAGGCCGCCGCGCGGATCGAATCCTCGAAGGAGTTTGCCAAGGAGTTGATGGCCAAATACGGCATTCCGACGGCCGGTTTCCGGGCCTTCACGGAGTACGGTGCGGCGCGTGACTACGTGGCCGGCCGTTCGTTCCCGGCGGTGCTGAAGTACGACGGTCTGGCCGCCGGCAAGGGGGTGGTGATCGCCCGGACGATGGAGGAGGCCGACGCCGCGCTGAAGGATATGCTGCTCGATGACAAGTTCGGCGAGGGCAAGGTCGTCATTGAGGATTACCTCGAAGGTCCGGAGTTCTCGTTCATGTGCTTCGTTTCGGGCCGTCGCGTGTGGCCGATGGTGCTGGCGCAGGACCACAAGCGGGCCTACGACGGCGACAAGGGCCCCAATACGGGCGGCATGGGGGCCTACTCCCCGCTGCCGTTCATCACGCCGGAGGACGAGCGCTTCGCGCTGGAGCGGATCCTGCAGCCGGTGGCCGATGCGATGGTGGACGAAGGGTGCCCGTTCGAAGGGGTTCTGTACGGCGGTCTGATGAAGACGGCGCAGGGAATCAAGGTCATCGAGTTCAACGCCCGCTTCGGCGACCCCGAGACGGAGGTGGTGCTGCCGCGTCTGAAGAGCGACATCGTCGATATCTTCTGCGCCGTGGCCGAGGGGCTCGATACGCAGTTGGAGTGGCACGACTTCGCGACGCTGGGCATCGTCCTGGCCTCGAAGGGCTACCCCGGAAGCTATGAAAAGGGCCACGAGATCAAGGGGCTGGATCGCGTCGAGGGAACGGTCTACCACATGGGAACGAAGGCCGACGGCGAACGGATTCTGACCAACGGCGGACGGGTGCTGTTCGTCGTCGGACGCGGGGCCACGCTGGCCGAGGCCCGCGAGGCGGCGCTGCGCGACGTGGCGTGCATCGAGTGCGGCAACCTCTTCCACCGGACTGATATCGGCCATTGGGCATTTGACAAATAG
- the folD gene encoding bifunctional methylenetetrahydrofolate dehydrogenase/methenyltetrahydrofolate cyclohydrolase FolD: protein MIISGKELSAKLKAEMAEQVKSFPAKYGRVPHLVVILVGDNPASVSYVTGKAKASEAVGIRNTTIRKPESITEAELLDIISALNLDDEVDGILVQLPLPKHIDESKVIEAIDKSKDVDGFHPLNVAALWQKQPCTLPCTPKGIIKMLKAAGVEIAGKRAVVIGRSNIVGLPVSKLLLDENATVTIAHSRTRNLGEVTREAEILVVAIGRPKFVTADMVADGAVVIDVGVNRDPETGKLCGDVDFAAIEPKASVITPVPGGVGPMTICCLMENTIECFLKRRK from the coding sequence ATGATAATTAGCGGAAAGGAACTGTCGGCCAAACTGAAGGCCGAAATGGCCGAGCAGGTGAAGAGCTTCCCGGCCAAATACGGGCGCGTGCCCCATCTGGTGGTGATTCTCGTGGGGGATAACCCGGCGAGTGTGAGTTATGTGACGGGCAAGGCGAAGGCGTCGGAGGCGGTGGGAATCCGCAACACGACGATCCGCAAGCCCGAGTCGATTACGGAGGCCGAGTTGCTGGACATCATCTCGGCGCTGAACCTCGACGACGAGGTGGACGGCATTCTGGTGCAGCTGCCCCTGCCCAAGCACATCGACGAGAGCAAGGTGATCGAGGCGATCGACAAGTCGAAGGATGTGGATGGCTTCCATCCGCTGAATGTGGCGGCGCTGTGGCAGAAACAGCCCTGTACGCTGCCCTGCACGCCGAAGGGAATCATCAAGATGCTGAAGGCTGCCGGGGTGGAGATCGCCGGTAAGCGGGCCGTCGTCATCGGCCGCAGCAACATCGTCGGACTGCCCGTCTCGAAGCTGCTGCTTGACGAGAACGCCACGGTAACCATTGCCCACAGCCGTACGCGCAATCTCGGCGAGGTGACGCGCGAGGCGGAGATTCTTGTAGTGGCCATCGGACGCCCGAAGTTCGTGACGGCCGATATGGTGGCCGACGGGGCGGTGGTGATCGACGTGGGTGTGAACCGCGACCCGGAGACGGGCAAGCTGTGCGGCGACGTCGACTTTGCCGCCATCGAGCCCAAGGCCTCGGTCATCACGCCGGTGCCGGGTGGTGTCGGTCCGATGACGATCTGCTGTCTGATGGAGAACACGATCGAGTGTTTCCTCAAGCGCCGCAAATAG
- a CDS encoding TonB-dependent receptor, with amino-acid sequence MPIHRHLIPLLILPILLGAGHRAVAAEDPDAEMADTTIVVDRVQVTAIKQGPVLRSTAVASSILGSRAVERRGISALKEISSLAPNFYVPDYGSRMTSSVYVRGLGARIDQPVIGMNVDNVPVLNKNGFDAELADIERIEVLRGPQSTLYGRNTMGGVVNVYTLSPLTYEGVRALAEYGSGNTLRLRASAYWRPRPDVGFSVTGFYTRSDGFFTNDWSGRKCDWEWQTGGRWRVQWDNGRGLRLDNTFSATRLEQGGYPYAYAGEPIVEGGETLLRPGQIAYNDPSGYLRTSLSDGLTLRYDAPRYSLSSITSYQYLDDAMTLDQDFTPLSYFTLRQAIREHALTEDLVIRSRGTERYGWLFGAFGFYRNQRMDAPVTFKRTGIERLILDNANTSPEVLYYTIDSDELLLSSEFRTPTWGAALYHESRLQLGRWLLTAGVRADFERTRMSYRSRADLDYRLSINGGELSPQRIAIDDRDRLAHSYLEVLPKVTALYAFDPMRNLYLSIARGYKAGGFNTQMFSDILQEKLQGAMVSGIPEVDPERMSYRPEYSWNFEMGGHFSCLDGAVRGDFALFWIEVSDQQLTVFPEGQATGRMMANAGRSRSRGAELSLQVSPCKDFDLNLNYGYTDARFVRYRSGVENYAGRRVPYAPEHTFAARATWSRPTGVEWLGDVVVEAGVQGAGPIAWNEQNSLTEPFYALMNASVRLEHRRWSIGVWGRNLTGSVYNVFYFKSIGHEFVQRGRPRTFGVTFTLNFQ; translated from the coding sequence ATGCCGATCCACAGACACCTCATTCCGCTGCTGATCCTCCCGATCCTTCTCGGGGCGGGGCACCGCGCCGTAGCGGCGGAGGACCCCGATGCGGAGATGGCCGACACGACGATCGTCGTCGACCGCGTGCAGGTGACGGCCATCAAGCAGGGTCCCGTGCTGCGCTCGACGGCCGTAGCGTCGTCAATCCTCGGCAGCCGCGCCGTCGAACGCCGCGGCATCTCCGCGCTGAAGGAGATCTCCTCGCTGGCCCCCAACTTCTACGTCCCGGACTACGGCTCGCGCATGACCTCGTCGGTCTATGTGCGGGGACTCGGCGCGCGGATCGACCAGCCGGTCATCGGCATGAACGTCGACAACGTGCCGGTACTCAACAAGAACGGATTCGATGCGGAGTTGGCCGACATCGAACGCATCGAGGTGCTGCGCGGCCCGCAGTCGACCCTCTACGGTCGCAACACGATGGGCGGCGTCGTGAACGTCTACACCCTCTCGCCCCTGACGTACGAAGGGGTGCGCGCCCTGGCCGAGTACGGCAGCGGCAACACGCTACGGCTGCGGGCCTCGGCCTACTGGCGGCCGCGGCCGGACGTGGGATTCTCCGTGACGGGCTTCTACACGCGTTCGGACGGCTTCTTCACCAACGACTGGAGCGGCCGCAAGTGCGACTGGGAGTGGCAGACCGGCGGACGCTGGCGCGTGCAGTGGGACAACGGCCGCGGTCTGCGGCTGGACAACACCTTCTCCGCGACCCGGCTCGAACAAGGCGGCTACCCCTATGCCTACGCCGGCGAACCGATCGTCGAAGGGGGAGAGACGCTGCTTCGCCCGGGACAGATCGCCTACAACGACCCGAGCGGCTACCTGCGCACGTCGCTGAGCGACGGGCTGACGCTGCGCTACGACGCCCCGCGCTACAGCCTCTCGTCGATCACCAGCTACCAGTACCTCGACGACGCCATGACGCTCGATCAGGACTTCACGCCGCTCTCCTACTTCACGCTGCGGCAGGCCATCCGCGAACACGCCCTGACGGAGGATCTCGTCATCCGTTCGCGCGGCACGGAGCGTTACGGATGGCTCTTCGGCGCCTTCGGATTCTACCGCAACCAACGGATGGACGCCCCGGTGACCTTCAAGCGCACGGGCATCGAGCGGCTGATCCTCGACAATGCCAACACGTCGCCCGAGGTCCTCTACTACACGATCGACTCCGACGAACTGCTGCTCTCGTCGGAGTTCCGCACGCCGACGTGGGGCGCGGCCCTCTATCACGAATCGCGACTCCAACTGGGGCGGTGGCTACTGACGGCCGGAGTGCGGGCCGACTTCGAACGCACGCGGATGAGCTACCGCAGCCGCGCCGATCTGGACTACCGGCTTAGCATCAACGGCGGGGAGCTCTCCCCGCAGCGGATCGCAATCGACGACCGCGACCGGCTGGCCCACTCCTACCTCGAGGTGCTTCCGAAGGTGACGGCGCTGTACGCCTTCGACCCGATGCGCAACCTCTACCTCTCGATCGCACGCGGCTACAAGGCCGGAGGCTTCAACACGCAGATGTTCTCCGACATTCTGCAGGAGAAGCTCCAGGGGGCGATGGTCTCGGGCATCCCCGAGGTGGATCCGGAGCGGATGTCCTACCGTCCGGAGTACAGCTGGAACTTCGAGATGGGCGGTCACTTCTCGTGTCTGGACGGCGCCGTGCGGGGCGACTTCGCCCTCTTCTGGATCGAGGTGAGCGACCAGCAGCTGACCGTCTTCCCCGAAGGGCAGGCCACGGGCCGCATGATGGCCAACGCCGGACGTTCGCGCAGCCGCGGTGCCGAGCTCTCGCTGCAGGTCTCGCCCTGCAAGGATTTCGACCTGAACCTCAACTACGGATACACCGACGCCCGCTTCGTGCGCTACCGCAGCGGTGTGGAGAACTACGCCGGGCGGCGCGTCCCCTATGCCCCGGAGCACACCTTCGCGGCCCGCGCCACGTGGAGCCGTCCGACGGGCGTCGAGTGGCTGGGCGACGTGGTCGTCGAGGCCGGCGTCCAGGGGGCGGGCCCCATTGCGTGGAACGAGCAGAATTCGCTCACGGAGCCCTTCTACGCACTGATGAATGCCTCCGTACGGCTCGAACACCGCCGCTGGTCGATCGGCGTGTGGGGCCGCAACCTCACGGGATCAGTATACAACGTATTCTATTTCAAGTCGATAGGACACGAGTTCGTCCAGCGCGGACGACCCCGGACCTTCGGCGTCACATTCACCCTAAACTTTCAATGA